The following proteins are co-located in the Streptomyces bottropensis ATCC 25435 genome:
- a CDS encoding LysM peptidoglycan-binding domain-containing protein gives MAKGSKGGGAGKSLVRATLAIHEPPVGTSTTPGGLKKTFNFEFNPSELTLRQGAQWKRTTSAAVRDGALPEFMGPDPREMNVEIFLDSSDKPSGTTVLKKVESLLSCCEVTAKSLAAKQPSPPWVVFQWGSFSTARFTAYVSSVDVTYSLFGTTGVPIRAACRMTLHEIPSRTEGQNPTSGALTARSVHRVVAGDSLQSLAWREYGNASAWRAIAEANGIDDPTHLPTGTELVLPAAGEVGP, from the coding sequence ATGGCGAAGGGCAGCAAGGGCGGCGGCGCGGGCAAGAGTCTCGTGCGGGCCACCCTGGCCATTCACGAGCCGCCGGTGGGGACGAGCACCACCCCGGGCGGGCTGAAGAAGACGTTCAACTTCGAGTTCAACCCCTCCGAGCTGACACTGCGCCAGGGCGCCCAGTGGAAGCGGACGACGAGCGCGGCGGTGCGCGACGGCGCGCTGCCGGAGTTCATGGGGCCCGACCCCCGGGAGATGAACGTCGAGATCTTTCTCGACTCCTCCGACAAGCCGAGCGGCACCACCGTGCTGAAGAAGGTCGAGTCGCTGCTGTCGTGCTGCGAGGTGACGGCCAAGAGCCTCGCCGCCAAGCAGCCGTCACCGCCGTGGGTGGTGTTCCAGTGGGGGTCGTTCTCGACCGCGCGTTTCACGGCGTACGTCAGCTCCGTGGACGTCACGTACTCCCTGTTCGGGACGACCGGTGTGCCGATCCGGGCCGCCTGCCGGATGACGCTGCACGAGATCCCCAGCCGGACCGAGGGGCAGAACCCGACCTCGGGCGCGCTCACCGCGCGCAGTGTGCACCGGGTCGTGGCGGGCGACTCGTTGCAGTCGCTGGCGTGGCGGGAGTACGGGAACGCGTCCGCGTGGCGGGCGATCGCGGAGGCCAACGGCATCGACGACCCCACCCATCTGCCCACCGGCACCGAACTCGTCCTCCCGGCGGCCGGAGAGGTGGGTCCCTGA
- a CDS encoding phage tail protein, with the protein MSRDLDPGSTIFFTLTIDGESLGYFNGCEGLSSTVEIEHRQEGGNNGFVWQLPSRVTFSNIRLTRPLTPDTAKVAAWISSVATGVKRPTAQIAALRADGSEVAHWGLIDVLPVSWQGPSLDPSNPSVATEVLEIAHHGFTD; encoded by the coding sequence ATGTCCCGCGATCTCGACCCGGGCTCCACCATCTTCTTCACGCTGACGATCGACGGCGAGAGCCTCGGTTACTTCAACGGGTGCGAAGGGCTGTCCTCGACCGTGGAGATCGAGCACCGCCAGGAGGGCGGGAACAACGGGTTCGTCTGGCAGCTCCCGTCGCGGGTGACGTTCTCGAACATCCGGCTGACGAGGCCGCTGACGCCGGACACGGCGAAGGTCGCCGCGTGGATCTCGTCCGTCGCGACGGGCGTGAAGCGGCCGACGGCCCAGATCGCGGCGCTGCGCGCGGACGGCTCGGAGGTGGCGCACTGGGGGCTCATCGACGTCCTGCCGGTGAGCTGGCAGGGGCCGTCCCTGGATCCGTCCAACCCGAGCGTGGCGACCGAGGTGCTGGAGATCGCGCACCACGGGTTCACGGACTGA
- a CDS encoding DUF6760 family protein, translating into MTYATDRLHEEIAYVAYHFHWGFEEILDLEHHDRRRYTEQIASLVTRGGSEG; encoded by the coding sequence GTGACGTACGCGACCGACCGGCTGCACGAGGAGATCGCGTACGTCGCCTACCACTTCCACTGGGGCTTCGAGGAGATCCTCGACCTCGAACACCACGACCGCCGCCGCTACACCGAACAGATCGCGTCCCTCGTGACACGGGGCGGGTCGGAGGGCTGA
- a CDS encoding phage tail protein, translated as MSLAPGDALTSHNFGLQIDGVMVEYLAEVSGLTLEQDVITYQQNSAQGRPEVNLLPGVQKNGQCTVVRGMTQSAAFNTWINDSINGQMSSARKNASIIMMDYQNNPVKRYNMRNAWCSKIDASTLKAGEASALTETVTIVFEELVIE; from the coding sequence ATGAGTCTCGCGCCGGGTGACGCCCTTACCTCACACAATTTCGGCCTGCAGATCGACGGGGTGATGGTCGAGTACCTCGCGGAGGTCAGCGGCCTCACCCTCGAACAGGACGTCATCACGTACCAGCAGAACTCCGCGCAGGGCCGGCCCGAGGTCAACCTGCTGCCGGGTGTGCAGAAGAACGGTCAGTGCACCGTGGTCCGCGGTATGACCCAGTCGGCCGCGTTCAACACGTGGATCAACGACTCCATCAACGGCCAGATGAGCTCGGCGCGCAAGAACGCGTCGATCATCATGATGGATTACCAGAACAATCCGGTGAAGCGCTACAACATGCGCAACGCCTGGTGCAGCAAGATCGACGCCAGCACCCTGAAGGCCGGCGAGGCGTCCGCGCTCACCGAGACGGTGACCATCGTCTTCGAAGAACTGGTCATCGAGTAA